The proteins below come from a single Crossiella sp. CA-258035 genomic window:
- a CDS encoding alpha/beta hydrolase, which produces MTDPEALYQRMTSGGPARLTEAADPLTGAVSAVDRAGESVRHSRRAAGSWSGDAGAAFTERADLSGTAAAVAAGRMRSAVAIVHAAARAQRTMRAGAERAIGVWRGRPAGASPEVERELAATVVRALETVRAPYTEVLRSLAGALDRLAPGFRTVAGHTKEWQALPAHGLAVPPVGSDPRRVAAWWAGLSTVERERLLLTHYDQLGRLQGLPAPVLDAANRRRITEDGVRFRGALTEADRRLAARARELGLDPADTENLRNANDPALSRLLDERAEAQRQVRNAELAAARLTEAERLAAERGLRLDEVLVMAWEPDGPRGQGGLAVAFGNPDRATDVAVCVPGTGSGLGGFSLGQAANLRVQMDAASPGGNATIQWLGYDAPDAITNAQVSRPDQAIEGGARLVADVDGYRAAAEQRQHLTVVGHSYGSTVAGYAGMRGLAADELAFVGSPGVGAGSAAELPGRVWAGMTEHDPVVRATEGSWFTADGGNHGPYDDRFGARGFGAAEDAGMRDAHSAYFDQGSESLRNLGHIATGQPQLVTGAGERLGGELGEATGDLWDGGGRAIGSALAGGWDGARDAAADTGRELLNDLGDAAVTGAGRLVESGRDLFAGLGRLF; this is translated from the coding sequence GTGACCGATCCGGAGGCGCTCTACCAGCGGATGACCAGCGGCGGGCCTGCTCGTCTCACCGAGGCGGCGGACCCGCTGACCGGCGCGGTCAGCGCGGTGGACCGGGCAGGCGAGTCGGTGCGGCACAGCCGCCGGGCAGCGGGATCCTGGTCGGGGGACGCGGGCGCGGCCTTCACCGAACGGGCTGACCTGAGCGGCACGGCCGCGGCGGTCGCGGCGGGCCGGATGCGCTCGGCGGTGGCCATCGTGCACGCGGCCGCGCGGGCCCAGCGGACCATGCGCGCCGGGGCGGAGCGGGCGATCGGCGTGTGGCGCGGGCGACCGGCCGGGGCTTCGCCGGAGGTGGAGCGGGAGCTGGCCGCGACCGTGGTGCGGGCGCTGGAGACGGTGCGCGCGCCCTACACCGAGGTGCTGCGCTCGCTGGCGGGCGCGCTGGACCGGCTGGCGCCGGGTTTCCGCACGGTGGCCGGGCACACCAAGGAGTGGCAGGCGCTGCCCGCGCACGGCCTCGCGGTGCCGCCGGTGGGCTCGGACCCCCGGCGGGTGGCCGCCTGGTGGGCCGGATTGTCCACTGTGGAGCGAGAACGGCTGCTGCTCACCCACTACGACCAGCTCGGCCGGTTGCAGGGGCTGCCCGCGCCGGTGCTGGACGCGGCGAACCGGCGGCGGATCACCGAGGACGGCGTGCGATTCCGGGGCGCGCTGACCGAGGCCGACCGCCGGCTCGCCGCACGTGCCCGGGAACTCGGCCTGGACCCCGCCGACACGGAGAACCTGCGCAACGCCAACGATCCCGCGCTGTCCCGGCTGCTGGACGAACGGGCCGAGGCCCAGCGCCAGGTGCGCAACGCCGAGCTGGCCGCGGCCCGGCTCACCGAGGCCGAACGGCTGGCCGCCGAACGCGGCCTCCGGCTCGACGAGGTGCTGGTCATGGCCTGGGAACCGGATGGCCCGCGCGGCCAGGGCGGACTCGCGGTCGCCTTCGGAAACCCCGACCGGGCAACGGATGTGGCCGTCTGCGTGCCCGGCACCGGCTCCGGGCTCGGCGGGTTCAGCCTCGGTCAGGCGGCGAACCTGCGGGTGCAGATGGACGCGGCCAGCCCCGGCGGCAACGCGACCATCCAGTGGCTGGGTTACGACGCGCCGGACGCGATCACCAACGCCCAGGTGAGCAGGCCGGACCAGGCGATCGAGGGCGGCGCCCGGCTGGTCGCGGACGTGGACGGCTACCGCGCGGCGGCTGAGCAGCGGCAGCACCTCACCGTGGTCGGGCACAGCTACGGCAGCACGGTGGCCGGGTACGCCGGCATGCGGGGACTGGCCGCGGACGAGCTGGCCTTCGTCGGCTCACCCGGCGTCGGCGCGGGCAGCGCGGCGGAGCTGCCCGGCCGGGTGTGGGCCGGGATGACCGAGCACGACCCGGTGGTGCGGGCCACCGAGGGCAGCTGGTTCACCGCCGACGGCGGCAACCACGGGCCCTACGACGACCGGTTCGGCGCCCGCGGCTTCGGCGCGGCCGAGGACGCCGGGATGCGGGACGCGCACTCGGCCTACTTCGACCAGGGCTCGGAGTCGCTGCGCAACCTGGGCCACATCGCCACCGGCCAGCCGCAGCTGGTGACCGGGGCGGGCGAGCGGCTCGGCGGTGAGCTGGGCGAGGCGACCGGGGACCTGTGGGACGGCGGCGGGCGGGCCATCGGCAGCGCGCTGGCCGGGGGCTGGGACGGGGCGCGGGACGCGGCGGCGGACACCGGGCGGGAGCTGCTCAACGACCTGGGCGACGCGGCGGTGACCGGGGCCGGGCGGTTGGTGGAGTCGGGCCGGGACCTGTTCGCGGGGCTGGGGCGGCTGTTCTGA
- the eda gene encoding bifunctional 4-hydroxy-2-oxoglutarate aldolase/2-dehydro-3-deoxy-phosphogluconate aldolase yields MYRWETMAALAGQRVFGIVRAGDAAAALATAEAMIDAGLRTLEIALTTPGGLRVIEQLAGRPGITLGAGTVLDEASARLAVLAGASFLVSPSLHPEVIRTAHRYGAAALPGVASPTEIVTALEHGADAVKLFPARGFGPRWLADVRAALPQAPVMPTGGVALDEVPDWVAAGAVACGVGSALTEGGPEQAAARVRNLVARL; encoded by the coding sequence TTGTACCGATGGGAAACCATGGCCGCGCTGGCCGGGCAGCGGGTGTTCGGCATCGTGCGCGCCGGAGACGCGGCGGCCGCGCTGGCCACCGCCGAGGCGATGATCGACGCCGGGCTGCGCACCCTGGAGATCGCGCTCACCACCCCCGGCGGACTGCGCGTGATCGAGCAGCTGGCGGGCAGGCCGGGCATCACCCTGGGCGCGGGCACCGTGCTGGACGAGGCGAGCGCCCGGCTGGCGGTCCTGGCCGGGGCCAGCTTCCTGGTCTCGCCCAGCCTGCACCCCGAGGTGATCCGCACCGCGCACCGCTACGGCGCGGCCGCGCTGCCCGGGGTGGCCAGCCCGACCGAGATCGTCACCGCCCTGGAGCACGGGGCTGACGCGGTGAAGTTGTTCCCCGCCAGGGGTTTTGGCCCGCGCTGGCTGGCCGATGTGCGCGCCGCGCTGCCGCAGGCGCCGGTGATGCCGACCGGTGGCGTGGCGCTGGACGAGGTGCCGGACTGGGTGGCCGCGGGCGCGGTGGCCTGCGGCGTCGGCTCGGCGCTGACCGAGGGCGGCCCGGAGCAGGCGGCGGCGCGGGTGCGGAACCTGGTGGCCAGGCTGTGA
- the purF gene encoding amidophosphoribosyltransferase: protein MVIDPSQTDRGHDDTPREECGVFGVWAPGEEVAKLTFYGLYALQHRGQEAAGISVGDGHQVVVFKDLGLVSQVFDEQVLSSLRGHVAVGHCRYSTTGSTTWENAQPTFRNTAAGSPLALGHNGNLVNTAELLSRAKEAGVATAGATTDSDLVCGLLAAAAADTGFEQAALELLPTLRGAFCLVFSDESTLYAARDPQGVHPLVLGRLERGWVVASETSALDITGASFVREVEPGELIAIDENGLRSSRFANPEPKGCVFEYVYLARPDTSIAGRGVHAARVEIGRKLAAEHPVEADLVIPVPESGTPAAIGYAQASGIPYGSGLVKNAYVGRTFIQPSQTIRQLGIRLKLNPLRDVIRGKRLVVVDDSIVRGNTQRALVRMLREAGAVEVHVRIASPPVRWPCFYGIDFASRAELIANGLDLDGVRRSIGADSLGYVSLESLVAATEQPKTRLCSACFDGEYPIALPDDLMIGKHLLENIEKGVAGPAEPVLPSGYGAEDALRRP from the coding sequence GTGGTCATCGACCCCAGCCAGACCGATCGCGGCCACGACGACACCCCTCGTGAAGAGTGCGGTGTCTTCGGTGTCTGGGCCCCCGGCGAGGAGGTGGCCAAGCTCACCTTCTACGGCTTGTACGCCCTCCAGCACCGGGGCCAGGAAGCGGCGGGCATCTCCGTCGGTGACGGCCACCAAGTGGTGGTGTTCAAGGACCTCGGGCTGGTCAGCCAGGTCTTCGACGAGCAGGTGCTGTCCTCGCTGCGCGGCCACGTCGCGGTCGGGCACTGCCGTTACTCCACCACCGGCTCCACCACCTGGGAGAACGCCCAGCCGACCTTCCGCAACACGGCTGCCGGCAGCCCGCTGGCACTCGGCCACAACGGCAACCTGGTCAACACCGCCGAGCTGCTGAGCCGGGCCAAGGAGGCCGGGGTGGCCACCGCCGGCGCCACCACCGACTCCGACCTGGTCTGCGGGCTGCTCGCCGCGGCCGCCGCGGACACCGGCTTCGAGCAGGCCGCGTTGGAGCTGCTGCCCACCCTGCGCGGCGCGTTCTGCCTGGTCTTCTCGGACGAGTCCACCCTCTACGCGGCCCGTGACCCGCAGGGCGTGCACCCGCTGGTGCTCGGCAGGCTGGAGCGCGGCTGGGTGGTCGCCAGCGAGACCTCCGCGCTGGACATCACCGGCGCCTCCTTCGTGCGCGAGGTCGAGCCCGGCGAGCTGATCGCCATCGACGAGAACGGCCTGCGGTCCTCCCGCTTCGCCAACCCCGAGCCCAAGGGCTGCGTGTTCGAGTACGTCTACCTGGCCCGCCCGGACACCTCCATCGCCGGCCGCGGCGTGCACGCGGCCCGGGTGGAGATCGGCCGCAAGCTGGCCGCCGAGCACCCGGTGGAGGCCGACCTGGTCATCCCGGTGCCGGAGTCCGGCACCCCGGCCGCCATCGGCTACGCGCAGGCCAGCGGCATCCCCTACGGCTCCGGCCTGGTCAAGAACGCCTACGTCGGCCGCACCTTCATCCAGCCCTCGCAGACCATCCGCCAGCTGGGCATCCGGCTCAAGCTGAACCCGCTGCGCGATGTCATCCGCGGCAAGCGGCTGGTCGTGGTGGACGACTCGATCGTGCGCGGCAACACCCAGCGCGCGCTGGTCCGGATGCTGCGCGAGGCAGGCGCGGTCGAGGTGCACGTGCGGATCGCCTCGCCGCCGGTGCGCTGGCCCTGCTTCTACGGCATCGACTTCGCCTCCCGCGCCGAGCTGATCGCCAACGGCCTGGACCTGGACGGCGTGCGCCGCTCCATCGGCGCCGACTCCCTGGGCTACGTCTCGCTGGAGTCGCTGGTCGCGGCCACCGAGCAGCCCAAGACCCGGCTCTGCTCGGCCTGCTTCGACGGCGAGTACCCGATCGCGCTGCCGGACGACCTCATGATCGGCAAGCACCTGCTGGAGAACATCGAGAAGGGTGTGGCCGGCCCGGCGGAGCCGGTGCTGCCCAGCGGGTACGGTGCCGAAGACGCCTTGCGTCGTCCCTGA
- the purM gene encoding phosphoribosylformylglycinamidine cyclo-ligase, giving the protein MTAHAESGKATYAAAGVDIAAGDEAVEQLKPWAAKATRPEVLGGIGGFAGLFKLKLDRWQEPVLASSTDGVGTKLAVAQALDKHDTVGIDLVAMVVDDLVVCGAEPLFLQDYIAVGKVVPERIAALVKGIAEGCAQAGCALLGGETAEHPGLMDPGHYDMSATGVGVVEADKLLGPDRVRPGDVLIGMGSSGLHSNGYSLARHVLLEIGRMPLEGHVEEFGRTLGEEMLEPTRIYAKDCLALAAEADVRTFAHVTGGGLAGNLGRVIPKGLIAELDRGTWTPAPVFALIAQRGRVEKPEMEKTFNMGVGMVAVVAPEEVDRALAVLTARHVPAWVLGEVRKSTEPGEKPEDRAVLRGDHPRF; this is encoded by the coding sequence GTGACCGCGCACGCCGAAAGCGGGAAGGCCACTTACGCGGCCGCTGGAGTGGACATCGCCGCAGGTGACGAAGCTGTTGAGCAGCTCAAGCCGTGGGCGGCGAAGGCCACCCGGCCCGAGGTGCTCGGCGGCATCGGCGGGTTCGCCGGGCTGTTCAAGCTCAAGCTGGACCGCTGGCAGGAGCCGGTGCTGGCCTCCTCCACCGACGGCGTCGGCACCAAGCTCGCGGTGGCCCAGGCCCTGGACAAGCACGACACCGTGGGCATCGACCTGGTCGCCATGGTGGTGGACGACCTGGTGGTCTGCGGCGCCGAGCCGCTGTTCCTGCAGGACTACATCGCGGTCGGCAAGGTGGTGCCGGAGCGGATCGCCGCGCTGGTCAAGGGCATCGCCGAGGGCTGCGCGCAGGCCGGCTGCGCGCTGCTGGGCGGGGAGACCGCCGAGCACCCCGGCCTGATGGACCCCGGCCACTACGACATGTCCGCCACCGGCGTCGGCGTGGTCGAGGCGGACAAGCTGCTCGGCCCAGACCGGGTCCGGCCGGGCGACGTGCTGATCGGCATGGGCTCCTCCGGCCTGCACTCCAACGGCTACTCGCTGGCCAGGCACGTGCTGCTGGAGATCGGCCGGATGCCGCTGGAGGGCCACGTCGAGGAGTTCGGCCGCACCCTCGGCGAGGAGATGCTGGAGCCCACCCGGATCTACGCCAAGGACTGCCTGGCGCTGGCCGCCGAGGCCGATGTGCGCACCTTCGCGCACGTCACCGGCGGCGGCCTGGCCGGCAACCTGGGCCGGGTCATCCCCAAGGGCCTGATCGCCGAGCTGGACCGCGGCACCTGGACCCCGGCGCCGGTGTTCGCGCTGATCGCCCAGCGCGGCCGGGTGGAGAAGCCGGAGATGGAGAAGACCTTCAACATGGGCGTCGGCATGGTCGCCGTGGTCGCGCCCGAGGAGGTCGACCGCGCCCTGGCCGTGCTCACCGCCCGGCACGTGCCGGCCTGGGTGCTCGGCGAGGTCCGCAAGAGCACCGAACCCGGCGAGAAGCCCGAGGACCGCGCGGTCCTGCGCGGCGACCACCCCCGTTTTTAG
- a CDS encoding MFS transporter, translating to MADTAQRERPSFGRLAVASGVGSSLELYDFLIYGTASALVFGRLFFPQSEPWTGTLLAFSTFAVGFLLRPIGSIIFGHFGDRIGRRRMLVISLSLMGVSTALMGLLPTYAAVGLAAPLLLLALRMVHGLSVGGEAAGATLLAVEHAPEGRRGLYGSLVTIGSPLGSFLANGAFALVLLLPDAELYDWGWRIPFLAGIAVVLVGLYARRNIAETPEFERLAKAKRTERAPLVTVLREHKRLVLLTAGVNLGFNAFIFIVVAFLLSYGSQVVGLDRSTLLYGTMAGSVVQAAGIIYFCHLTDRIGRKPVLIAGAVFCTLWGFPLFALVDSASPALAVLGIMLAFGGSAAIFGPMLAYFAELFGPELRYTGVGFGYQIGAVLGGGLSPLIANTLVTAAGGGSWLVATYMSVAGLISLLCLLGLPETVRR from the coding sequence ATGGCGGACACAGCGCAGCGGGAACGGCCTTCCTTCGGCAGGCTGGCCGTCGCTTCCGGGGTGGGCAGCTCGCTGGAGCTCTACGACTTCCTGATCTACGGCACCGCCTCCGCGCTGGTCTTCGGCCGGTTGTTCTTCCCGCAGAGCGAGCCGTGGACGGGCACCCTGCTGGCCTTCTCCACCTTCGCGGTCGGCTTCCTGCTGCGGCCGATCGGCTCGATCATCTTCGGCCACTTCGGCGACCGGATCGGCCGCCGCCGGATGCTGGTGATCAGCCTGTCCCTGATGGGCGTGTCCACCGCGCTGATGGGCCTGCTGCCCACCTACGCCGCGGTCGGGCTGGCCGCGCCGCTGCTGTTGCTGGCGCTGCGGATGGTGCACGGGCTCTCCGTCGGCGGCGAGGCCGCGGGCGCCACCCTGCTCGCGGTCGAGCACGCGCCGGAGGGCAGGCGCGGCCTGTACGGCAGCCTGGTCACCATCGGCTCGCCGCTGGGCTCCTTCCTGGCCAACGGCGCGTTCGCGCTGGTCCTGCTGCTGCCCGACGCCGAGCTCTACGACTGGGGCTGGCGGATCCCGTTCCTGGCCGGGATCGCGGTGGTGCTGGTCGGCCTGTACGCCCGGCGCAACATCGCCGAGACGCCGGAGTTCGAGCGCCTCGCCAAGGCCAAGCGCACCGAGCGCGCGCCGCTGGTCACCGTGCTGCGCGAGCACAAACGGCTGGTGCTGCTCACCGCGGGCGTCAACCTGGGCTTCAACGCGTTCATCTTCATCGTGGTGGCCTTCCTGCTCTCCTACGGCAGCCAGGTGGTCGGCCTGGACCGGTCCACGCTGCTCTACGGCACGATGGCGGGCAGCGTGGTGCAGGCGGCCGGCATCATCTACTTCTGCCACCTCACCGACCGGATCGGCCGCAAGCCGGTGCTGATCGCGGGCGCGGTCTTCTGCACGCTGTGGGGCTTCCCGCTGTTCGCGCTGGTCGACTCGGCCAGTCCGGCGCTCGCGGTGCTGGGCATCATGCTCGCCTTCGGCGGCTCCGCGGCCATCTTCGGGCCGATGCTGGCCTACTTCGCCGAGCTGTTCGGCCCGGAGCTGCGCTACACCGGCGTCGGTTTCGGCTACCAGATCGGCGCGGTGCTCGGCGGCGGCCTGTCCCCGCTGATCGCCAACACCCTGGTCACCGCGGCCGGCGGCGGCTCCTGGCTGGTCGCCACCTACATGTCGGTGGCCGGGCTGATCAGCCTGCTCTGCCTGCTCGGACTGCCGGAAACCGTCAGACGGTAA
- a CDS encoding sterol carrier family protein, which translates to MPLRRAVDPHELRAAVTEVLPWLDGGDQPDRAALAAAVRLSLRTLEGLAPGRSVELRVPPFAAVQCVAGPRHTRGTPPNVVETDPRTWLELALGRRDWAAALDAGSLTASGNRAEEIADWLPLLRV; encoded by the coding sequence GTGCCTCTACGCAGAGCCGTTGACCCGCATGAACTGCGCGCCGCGGTGACCGAGGTCCTGCCCTGGCTGGACGGCGGTGACCAGCCCGATCGCGCCGCCCTGGCGGCCGCGGTCCGGCTGAGTTTGCGCACCCTGGAAGGGCTGGCGCCGGGCCGCAGCGTGGAGCTGCGGGTGCCGCCGTTCGCCGCGGTGCAGTGCGTGGCCGGGCCGAGGCACACCAGGGGCACCCCGCCGAACGTGGTGGAGACCGACCCCCGGACCTGGCTGGAGCTCGCGCTGGGCCGGCGGGACTGGGCCGCGGCGCTGGACGCGGGCAGCCTGACCGCCTCCGGCAACCGCGCGGAGGAGATCGCGGACTGGCTGCCGCTGCTGCGCGTCTAG
- a CDS encoding IlvD/Edd family dehydratase, with product MALRSHAWFGGTGKNGFIARHSLRGLGYGGQHFDGRPVVGICNTFSELTPCNAHLRLLAEAVKRGVHQAGGFPLEFPAMSLGEPLMRPSTMLYRNLAAMEIEELIRANPVDAVVLLTGCDKTTPAALMGAASAGVPAIVLTGGPMLNGNYRGREVGSGTDIWRMTEELRAGTITEAEFTEFETCLNRSAGHCMTMGTASTMACVTEALGMQLPGASGLPAVDARRGTLAEQTGIRAVALATDGPTPAAIMTRKAFENAILVNAAIGGSTNAVLHLLAIAGRLGVPLDLEDFDRIGARLPLLVDLMPSGRFLMEQFAYAGGLPALIERIRAHLHADVVTVTGQGLVANCAGAVVHDEEVIRPLDNPVQPADSGTAVLRGNLAPGGAVVKQSAAEPRLLSHTGPALVFDSVADYHAVIADPELPVTADTVLVVRNTGPVGYPGMPEVGNLALPQKLLDAGIRDLVRISDARMSGTAFGACVLHVAPEAAVGGPLALVRDGDLITVDTPGRRLHLHVSDEELAQRRAQWRPPANGPDRGWVRLYREHVQQADRGVDLDFLVGATDSSPPRAAF from the coding sequence ATGGCGCTCCGCAGTCACGCCTGGTTCGGCGGCACCGGCAAGAACGGCTTCATCGCGCGGCACAGCCTGCGCGGGCTCGGCTACGGCGGGCAGCACTTCGACGGCCGCCCGGTGGTCGGCATCTGCAACACCTTCTCCGAGCTGACCCCGTGCAACGCGCACCTGCGGCTGCTCGCCGAGGCGGTCAAGCGCGGCGTGCACCAGGCCGGTGGCTTCCCGCTGGAGTTCCCGGCGATGAGCCTCGGCGAACCGCTGATGCGGCCCAGCACCATGCTCTACCGCAACCTGGCCGCGATGGAGATCGAGGAGCTGATCAGGGCCAACCCGGTGGACGCGGTGGTGCTGCTGACCGGCTGCGACAAGACCACCCCCGCCGCGCTGATGGGCGCGGCCAGCGCCGGGGTGCCCGCGATCGTGCTCACCGGCGGCCCGATGCTCAACGGCAACTACCGGGGGCGCGAGGTCGGCTCCGGCACCGACATCTGGCGGATGACCGAGGAGCTGCGCGCCGGGACGATCACCGAGGCCGAGTTCACCGAGTTCGAGACCTGCCTGAACCGCTCGGCCGGGCACTGCATGACCATGGGCACCGCCTCCACCATGGCCTGTGTCACCGAAGCACTCGGCATGCAGCTGCCCGGGGCCTCCGGACTGCCCGCGGTGGACGCGCGGCGGGGCACGCTGGCCGAGCAGACCGGGATCAGGGCGGTCGCGCTGGCCACCGACGGGCCGACGCCCGCGGCGATCATGACCAGGAAGGCGTTCGAGAACGCGATCCTGGTCAACGCGGCCATCGGCGGGTCCACCAACGCGGTGCTGCACCTGCTGGCCATCGCCGGCCGCCTCGGCGTGCCGCTGGACCTGGAGGACTTCGACCGGATCGGGGCCCGGCTGCCGCTGCTGGTGGACCTGATGCCCTCTGGCCGGTTCCTGATGGAGCAGTTCGCCTACGCGGGCGGGCTGCCCGCGCTGATCGAGCGGATCCGCGCGCACCTGCACGCCGACGTGGTCACGGTGACCGGCCAGGGCCTGGTGGCCAACTGCGCGGGCGCGGTGGTGCACGACGAGGAGGTGATCCGGCCGCTGGACAACCCGGTGCAGCCCGCGGACAGCGGGACCGCGGTGCTGCGCGGGAACCTGGCGCCCGGCGGGGCGGTGGTGAAGCAGTCCGCGGCCGAGCCGAGGTTGTTGTCGCACACCGGTCCCGCGCTGGTCTTCGACTCGGTGGCGGACTACCACGCGGTGATCGCGGACCCCGAGCTGCCGGTCACCGCGGACACCGTGCTGGTGGTGCGCAACACCGGCCCAGTCGGCTATCCGGGCATGCCGGAGGTGGGCAACCTGGCGCTGCCGCAGAAGCTGCTGGACGCCGGAATCCGTGACCTGGTGCGGATTTCCGACGCCAGGATGAGCGGCACCGCCTTCGGCGCCTGCGTGCTGCACGTGGCCCCGGAGGCCGCGGTCGGCGGGCCGCTGGCGCTGGTCCGCGACGGTGACCTGATCACCGTGGACACCCCTGGCCGTCGCCTGCACCTGCACGTCTCCGACGAGGAGCTGGCCCAGCGCAGGGCCCAGTGGCGGCCACCGGCGAACGGGCCGGACCGGGGCTGGGTGCGGCTGTACCGCGAGCACGTGCAGCAGGCCGACCGAGGGGTGGACCTGGACTTCCTGGTCGGCGCGACGGACTCGAGCCCGCCGCGCGCGGCCTTCTGA
- a CDS encoding FCD domain-containing protein — MTQRGLHGQLLETLGQAITSGAIPGGHVLRIEELAARHGVSRTVAREAVRVLESMRLVHSRPKVGTTVRPGTEWNLFDPQVVRWRLAGTRRGAQLRELSEVRAAVEPAAGALAARTATEEQRAELLELAAELSRLAGLGEVDRFVEVDVAFHRLVLTASGNEMFAHLGDFTAEALRGRNRLHLMPAVPDAVATRRHLEVARAIAEAEPARAEELLRQIVASAAAEVESLLARK, encoded by the coding sequence GTGACCCAGCGCGGGCTGCACGGTCAGCTGCTGGAGACGCTCGGCCAGGCCATCACCTCCGGCGCCATCCCCGGCGGGCACGTGCTGCGGATCGAGGAGCTGGCCGCGCGGCACGGGGTGTCCAGGACGGTGGCGCGGGAGGCGGTGCGGGTGCTGGAGTCGATGCGGCTGGTGCACAGCAGGCCCAAGGTCGGCACCACGGTGCGGCCGGGCACCGAGTGGAACCTGTTCGACCCGCAGGTGGTGCGCTGGCGGCTGGCCGGCACCCGGCGCGGGGCGCAGCTGCGGGAGCTCAGCGAGGTGCGCGCGGCGGTGGAACCCGCGGCGGGCGCGCTGGCCGCCCGGACCGCCACCGAGGAGCAGCGCGCGGAGCTGCTGGAGCTGGCCGCCGAGCTGTCCCGGCTGGCCGGTCTGGGTGAGGTGGACCGGTTCGTGGAGGTGGACGTGGCCTTCCACCGGCTGGTGCTGACCGCCTCCGGGAACGAGATGTTCGCCCACCTCGGTGACTTCACCGCCGAGGCGCTGCGCGGGCGCAACCGGCTGCACCTGATGCCGGCGGTGCCGGACGCGGTGGCCACCAGGCGGCACCTGGAGGTGGCGCGGGCGATCGCGGAGGCCGAGCCGGCACGGGCGGAGGAGTTGTTGCGCCAGATCGTGGCGAGCGCGGCGGCAGAGGTCGAGTCGCTGCTGGCGCGGAAGTAG
- a CDS encoding maleylpyruvate isomerase N-terminal domain-containing protein, whose translation MAGPQDTPWWLAVASEQAAAFRLAAAAADPELPVPSCPGWRFRELVLHTARFLQVVGGQLRTGGTERARPVPEPDPVGDPLAWFDRELADCLRLLAACPANRPLWTFSPAAPSLAWFWHRRVAHELNLRRWDAQAALRTLVPTDRALAVDGIDEVLGTLLASRYTAAASPAATGAVLVTCADGPERWLVWLQPGEAPEVVRDPADLPAARASTTGRATALHLGLWGRTELPGAEGDPILLTGVQPR comes from the coding sequence ATGGCAGGACCGCAGGACACCCCCTGGTGGCTGGCCGTCGCGAGCGAGCAGGCGGCCGCGTTCCGGCTGGCCGCCGCGGCCGCCGACCCCGAGCTGCCGGTGCCCTCCTGCCCCGGCTGGCGGTTCCGCGAGCTGGTGCTGCACACCGCCCGCTTCCTCCAGGTGGTCGGCGGCCAGCTGCGCACCGGCGGCACCGAACGGGCCCGCCCGGTGCCCGAACCGGACCCGGTCGGCGATCCGCTGGCCTGGTTCGACCGGGAGCTGGCCGACTGCCTGCGGCTGCTCGCCGCCTGCCCGGCCAACCGTCCACTGTGGACATTCAGTCCGGCGGCGCCCAGCCTGGCCTGGTTCTGGCACCGCAGGGTCGCGCACGAGCTGAACCTGCGCCGCTGGGACGCCCAGGCCGCGCTGCGCACCCTGGTCCCGACCGACCGCGCGCTGGCCGTGGACGGCATCGACGAGGTGCTGGGCACCCTGCTGGCCAGCCGCTACACCGCCGCGGCCAGCCCGGCCGCCACCGGCGCGGTGCTGGTCACCTGCGCCGACGGCCCGGAGCGCTGGCTGGTCTGGCTGCAACCGGGCGAGGCTCCCGAAGTCGTCCGCGACCCCGCCGACCTGCCTGCCGCCAGGGCCAGCACCACCGGCCGGGCCACCGCGCTCCACCTCGGCCTGTGGGGCCGCACCGAACTGCCGGGAGCCGAAGGAGACCCGATCTTGCTCACCGGCGTGCAGCCGCGCTGA
- a CDS encoding VanZ family protein, producing the protein MAPVLAALSGRLDRDLNLAERLFSRPEVLAYAVGAGLVLGLIGLVLGRLFGWRALFTGLSFGSLGGVLAVTLVRLGRQGSTADSLGQAWAQCIQNEFSLAGSWQRLNFVLLMPFAFFGALAVRRFLPVALLGVALAVGIELYQGMTGLGACETQDMINNGLGGVLAAALGWVLSGRRGGGRLRNATPPGSAGQQATLMSTVR; encoded by the coding sequence GTGGCGCCCGTGCTGGCGGCGCTCAGCGGCAGGCTGGACCGGGATCTGAACCTGGCCGAGCGGTTGTTCTCCCGGCCGGAGGTGCTCGCCTACGCGGTCGGCGCGGGGCTGGTGCTCGGCCTGATCGGGCTGGTGCTGGGCCGGTTGTTCGGCTGGCGGGCGCTGTTCACCGGGCTGTCGTTCGGCTCGCTCGGCGGGGTGCTCGCGGTGACCCTGGTGCGCCTCGGCAGGCAGGGCAGCACCGCGGACTCGCTGGGCCAGGCCTGGGCGCAGTGCATCCAGAACGAGTTCTCGCTGGCCGGGTCCTGGCAGCGGCTGAACTTCGTGCTGCTGATGCCGTTCGCCTTCTTCGGCGCGCTCGCGGTGCGCCGGTTCCTGCCGGTGGCGCTGCTCGGTGTGGCGCTGGCGGTGGGCATCGAGCTGTACCAGGGGATGACCGGGCTGGGCGCCTGCGAGACCCAGGACATGATCAACAACGGCCTGGGCGGCGTGCTGGCCGCGGCGCTGGGCTGGGTGCTGTCGGGTCGGCGGGGTGGCGGCAGGCTCCGGAACGCCACCCCGCCGGGCTCAGCGGGTCAGCAGGCGACCTTGATGTCCACCGTGCGCTGA